GAAATGAATGCAGCAAAAATAAATGTTATCGAGATACCTAGAAAAACAGCAAGCAACCAGATTATTTCTGCTTCTACAGTACGAAAGCATTTGGCTGAAAAAAATTGGGCTCAACTCGCAGAGTTTGTGCCTATGACTACGTTAAATTATTTACAAAAGTGCGGTCGTTTTTAAATACATTTTTATTCATCAATATACGGAAGGAAAATCTATGAAAATAACAAAAGTAGCCGTTGCAGGGACACTGGAATCCAGTGATGTTCAAGTACGGGTTCAACCTTTTGATTCACTCGATATTGAAATCAATAGCTCAGTAGCAAAACAATTTGGTGAACAAATTGAAGCGACAGTTCGTGAAGTATTAGCAAAACTTGGCATTACAGCAGCACAAGTCATTGTAGAAGACAAAGGGGCGTTAGATTGCGTGTTACAAGCTCGAGTAAAAGCTGCTGCAATGCGTGCAACTGATGAAATGATTAACTGGGAGGCTGTGTTATGAAATTAAGAAGAAGTATGTTATTTGTGCCAGGCTCAAATGCCGCCATGTTAAGTAATAGCTTTATTTATAAACCAGATTCCATTATGTTTGACTTAGAAGATGCGGTTGCTCTCAAAGAAAAAGATTCTGCTCGTTTATTAGTCGCTCACGCACTTCAACATCCGCTTTATAAAGAAATTGAGACCGTAGTTCGTGTTAATCCGCTAGATTCTGAATTTGGTTTATTGGATTTGAATGCGGTAGTGCGTGCGGGTGTGGATGTGGTACGTATGCCAAAAACTGAAAGCGCGCAAGATGTGTTGGATATGGATCACGCCATTACTGAGATTGAGAAAGCCTGCGGTCGAAAAGCAGGTTCGACTAAAATGCTAGCAGCCATCGAATCACCATTAGGTATCACTCAAGCCAACCAAATAGCTTTCGCTTCTAAACGTTTAATTGGTATCGCATTGGGTGCTGAGGATTACGTACGTAATTTAAAAACCGAGCGTTCACCAGAGGGGATTGAACTGCTTTTTGCTCGTTGTTCTATTTTACAAGCGGCACGTGCGGCTGGCATTCAGGCCTTTGATACCGTATATTCTAACGCGAACAATGAAGAAGGCTTCTTAAAAGAGGCTGCGTTAATTAAACAGCTTGGTTTTGACGGTAAATCCTTAATCAACCCACGCCAAATTGAATTGTTACACAACTTATTTGCACCGACACAAAAAGACGTGGAGCAGGCAAAACGCATTATTGAAGCGGCAGCAGAAGCTGAACGACAAGGGGCTGGTGTTGTTTCGTTAAACGGTAAAATGATTGATGCACCGATTATTGATCGCGCAAAATTGGTATTAGAACGTGCGAAATCAGGTGTTCGTGAAGAGTAAGGGAGATAAAAAGATGACAACAAGAGAACAACGTATTGAAAAATATCATGCTAGTCGCCCAGTTTATCAAGCTGAGCTTAAATCTGAATCCCTTGCGCGCACTGAGAAAGATCGTAAACTTTGTACTTCTTTAGAAGAAGCAATTAAACGCTCGGGCTTAAAAGATGGTATGACTGTTTCATTTCATCATGCTTTTCGGGGCGGAGATTTCGTGGTGAATATGGTGATGAATAAAATTGCCGAAATGGGTTTCAAAAATCTGACCCTTGCATCTTCATCCTTAATTGATAGCCACTTCCCGATTGTCGAACATATCAAAAATGGCGTGGTCACCAAAATCTATTCTTCTGGTTTACGCGGTGAACTTGCAGAGCAAATCTCTCGCGGTTTATTAAATGAACCTGTAAATATTCATTCTCATGGTGGACGTGTTCACTTAGTAAAATCTGGCGAATTAAAAATTGACGTTGCTTTTTTAGGCGTACCTTGCTGTGACACATTCGGTAATTCCAATGGATTTACTGGAAAAAGTAAATGCGGCTCTCTAGGCTATGCGCGAGTCGATGCTGAATGCGCTGACAAAGTTGTGTTGCTCACAGAGGAATTTGTTGAATACCCGCACCACCCAATCGGCATTGCTCAAGATCAAGTAGATTTAATCGTGCAAGTTGAAGCCGTCGGTGACCCGAAAAAAATTGGCGGTGGCGCAACCCGAATGACTACCAATCCACGCGAATTACTCATCGCGCGTAAATGTGCAGAAGTAATTTTTGCCAGTGGTTATTTTAAAGATGGCTTCTCATTACAAACTGGTTCTGGGGGGGCAGCATTAGCTGTTACACGCTTCCTAGAAGAAAAAATGCGTCGTGAAAATATCACTGCCGATTTCGCACTTGGCGGTATTACCGCAAGTATGGTGGCATTACATGAGGCTGGTCTTATTAAAAAATTATTAGATGTTCAAAGTTTTGACTCTGTTGCGGCTGAATCACTTGCTCGCAACCCAAATCATATTGAAGTTTCCGCTAACCAATATGCGAACTATAGTTCCAAAGGGGCATCGGTTGAACGTTTAGATATGGTTATTCTTTCTGCTCTAGAAATCGACACTAAATTTAACGTGAATGTATTGACTGGCTCTGACGGTGTGATTCGCGGTGCATCTGGTGGTCATTGCGATACCGCAGCTTCTGCACAAATAGCAATCATTGTGGCACCATTAGTTCGTGGTCGTATTCCAACCGTGGTGGAAAACGTGATTACCTGTGTAACACCTGGTGAAAACGTCGATATTCTCGTTACCGATCATGGTGTAGCAGTAAATCCTAAACGTCCAGATTTGATAGACGCTTTAAATAAAGCAGATATTCCTTTGTTTACCATTGAACAGCTTTGTGAGTGCGCTTACAGCATTACAGGTAAACCAAAAGAAATTGAGTTTACTAATAAACCTGTGGCTGTTGTTCGTTATCGTGATGGTTCGGTGATTGATACGGTGTATCAAGTTAAAGACTAGAATCAGCATTACAAGCGATCTACTTTCAATAGCCAAAATTAACTCTTGTCTTCCCATGATTATCAGGAAAGGAACCCAAAGAGTTGAAAGGGACTCAATTAGCTCTTTCAGCTTTCGCCAACACCCTATAAATGGAAAGCGTTAAGAAAATTTATTTTTATACAAAAGAGTGGTCAAATTTTGCAGCATTTTTTTACGACATTCTCTACAGAGGGTTCAGAAATTTCACTTGAAGCATTACTTAATGCTCGAGAGGAACGTGCAATTTTACAACAACAGCTTATAACACAATATGGACAAACCTTACTTTGCATCACTTTAACTGCTGTGGGTGGAGTAAAAAAAAATGCTTTGCTGGATTATGTTTTTAGAAAAGCTCTAGAAAATCTGACCGCACTTTTTACTCAGTTAAACATTACAGCAGTAAAAGAAATAATCCGTCCGTTAGAAACGGGGCATGAAGCCTATTTTGTATTACCGATAGATGCTCGTACGCTAAAAGTGCTGATGATTGAATTGGAAGAAAGCATTCCTCTTGCTCGTTTGTGGGATTTAGATGTGTTTAATGCTAAAGGCAATCTACTGAGTCGTACAGATTTTGATCTTTCTCCAAGAACTTGTTTAGTGTGCGGGGAAAATGCAAAAATCTGTGCCAGAACCCGCAAGCACGAGATTGATGAGATTGTGGATAAAATTCAATCTCTTGCACAAAATCATGATTTCGCAGAACATATTGGTGAACAAGTTTATCTGGCATTAATACAAGAGGCTCGCTTATCGCCAAAACCTGGTTTAGTGGATGCCATCAATAACGGTTCGCACAAAGATATGAACCTGCATACTTTTGAGCAAAGTGCGATTAGTTTAAAACCTTTTTTTACGCAGTTTGTTCTCAAAGGCATGATGACCGCGCATTTGTCTGAAAATCAAATTCTCGCTGAAATTCGTCCTTTAGGTTTATTGGCGGAAAAAGCAATGTTTAAAGTTACTGATGGCGTAAACACCCACAAAGGTGCTATTTTTTCTTTTGGTTTAGTGTGTACGGCAATTGGACGATTATTGGCACAAAAAAGTTTGGCTCAAAGTGCGGTAGATTTTGATGTTAAATTAATCTGCTCACTTGTTGCACAATTTACTCAAGGTTTAACGGATGAACTCAAAAATTATCCTGAACACTTGCCTAGTACGGCTGGAGTGCGTTTATTCCAAAAATATGGCTTAACAGGTGTCCGTGGCGAAGCAGAAAATGGCTTTAATCTCATTCAAACGTTGTTGCCACAATTTGATGAGTACCATCAGTTAGAATGGGAACATCGTTTACTGATTTTGTTGTTGAATTTAATGGCAATTAACTCCGACACTAACGTGGTTCATCGAGGTGGTTTAGCAGGATTGCATTTCATACAGCAAACAGCACGGGATCTGCTTACAGATCAACATCTTGTGACAGATAAAGCAGCACTGACACAAGCATTAATGAAATTTGATACCGCCTGCATTGAACGTAATTTAAGTTCGGGCGGTAGTGCTGATTTATTAGCACTAACAATTTTCTTTTTATCATTTAGAGGTAATTAATATGGCATTATCCAAAAATACAAAACTGGTGATTTTAATGGCTATCCCATTGATCACTTTCTTACTACCTGCTCCTGATGGGCTTTCTTTGATTGCTTGGCGATTACTTGGTGTTTATATCGCCACTATCGTTGGGCTTGTGCTTAAACCTTATGGCGAGCCTGTTATCTTATTGGCTGCAATTGCGGTTTCTGGTGTTATCATCGGTAATACTGAAGGGGCTAAAGAATTGGTTAAAGTCGGCAATATGTTGGATGGTTATAAATCTGGCACAACATGGCTTATTTTTACCGCATTCACTTTGAGTTCAGCATTTGTAATCACAGGTCTAGGTAAACGTATCGCCTATCATATGATCGGCGCAATGGGTAGCACAACCCTACGCTTAGGCTATGTTACCATGTTCTTAGATCTTTTACTCTCGCCAGCAACGCCCTCTAACACCGCACGTTCAGGTGGGATTATCTTTCCAATCATTAATAGCGTAGTGGTTGCTCTTGGTTCAGATCCAGAAAAAAGCCCGAAAAAAGCAGGGCGTTATTTGATGATGAACGTATATATGGTGGTTAAAACTACCTCTTATATTTTCTTAACCGCAATGGCGCCTAATGCCTTAGCTCTTTCATTAATGGCACCAATTCTTGGTTTTGAAACCACTTGGATC
The Haemophilus influenzae DNA segment above includes these coding regions:
- the citD gene encoding citrate lyase acyl carrier protein gives rise to the protein MKITKVAVAGTLESSDVQVRVQPFDSLDIEINSSVAKQFGEQIEATVREVLAKLGITAAQVIVEDKGALDCVLQARVKAAAMRATDEMINWEAVL
- the citE gene encoding citrate (pro-3S)-lyase subunit beta is translated as MKLRRSMLFVPGSNAAMLSNSFIYKPDSIMFDLEDAVALKEKDSARLLVAHALQHPLYKEIETVVRVNPLDSEFGLLDLNAVVRAGVDVVRMPKTESAQDVLDMDHAITEIEKACGRKAGSTKMLAAIESPLGITQANQIAFASKRLIGIALGAEDYVRNLKTERSPEGIELLFARCSILQAARAAGIQAFDTVYSNANNEEGFLKEAALIKQLGFDGKSLINPRQIELLHNLFAPTQKDVEQAKRIIEAAAEAERQGAGVVSLNGKMIDAPIIDRAKLVLERAKSGVREE
- the citF gene encoding citrate lyase subunit alpha, which produces MTTREQRIEKYHASRPVYQAELKSESLARTEKDRKLCTSLEEAIKRSGLKDGMTVSFHHAFRGGDFVVNMVMNKIAEMGFKNLTLASSSLIDSHFPIVEHIKNGVVTKIYSSGLRGELAEQISRGLLNEPVNIHSHGGRVHLVKSGELKIDVAFLGVPCCDTFGNSNGFTGKSKCGSLGYARVDAECADKVVLLTEEFVEYPHHPIGIAQDQVDLIVQVEAVGDPKKIGGGATRMTTNPRELLIARKCAEVIFASGYFKDGFSLQTGSGGAALAVTRFLEEKMRRENITADFALGGITASMVALHEAGLIKKLLDVQSFDSVAAESLARNPNHIEVSANQYANYSSKGASVERLDMVILSALEIDTKFNVNVLTGSDGVIRGASGGHCDTAASAQIAIIVAPLVRGRIPTVVENVITCVTPGENVDILVTDHGVAVNPKRPDLIDALNKADIPLFTIEQLCECAYSITGKPKEIEFTNKPVAVVRYRDGSVIDTVYQVKD
- the citG gene encoding triphosphoribosyl-dephospho-CoA synthase CitG encodes the protein MQHFFTTFSTEGSEISLEALLNAREERAILQQQLITQYGQTLLCITLTAVGGVKKNALLDYVFRKALENLTALFTQLNITAVKEIIRPLETGHEAYFVLPIDARTLKVLMIELEESIPLARLWDLDVFNAKGNLLSRTDFDLSPRTCLVCGENAKICARTRKHEIDEIVDKIQSLAQNHDFAEHIGEQVYLALIQEARLSPKPGLVDAINNGSHKDMNLHTFEQSAISLKPFFTQFVLKGMMTAHLSENQILAEIRPLGLLAEKAMFKVTDGVNTHKGAIFSFGLVCTAIGRLLAQKSLAQSAVDFDVKLICSLVAQFTQGLTDELKNYPEHLPSTAGVRLFQKYGLTGVRGEAENGFNLIQTLLPQFDEYHQLEWEHRLLILLLNLMAINSDTNVVHRGGLAGLHFIQQTARDLLTDQHLVTDKAALTQALMKFDTACIERNLSSGGSADLLALTIFFLSFRGN